ACCGTGATCCTCGGCAGCCACAATCTGGGCTTCAAGGCCTCGTACTCGAATGACGAGAACCTGGTGATCGTCACCGGCGATGCCGGGCTCGCGGCCGCCTACGCCGTCCACATCCTCGACGTCTACGACCACTACCGCTTCCGCGCCATCACCGCCGAACAGAAGAAGAAGGGCAAGCCCACCTGGGAGGGCTACCTCGCCACCACCGACCCGTGGCAGAAAGGGTACGTCGAGCGAAGGAAGGGCGCCTTGATGCGCTACTTCGCCGGCTAGGGTGCCCGGAGGGGGCTGGCCCATGGCCCCTTTTCCGCTGCTTTGCGCGCAGTGGGATGAAACGAGCCCTCCAACTTCCGGGCTCGGACAGGAGTGGGGACGATGGGCACCCGGCACGGCGGACTCTGCGGCTCGGCTTGCGGACTGTTGACGATTCTCCTGGCGGCGGCGAGCGGCGCCCCGCTCGCCGCCGAGCTCTACGGCCTGCGTTCTCAGGAGCTCCAGGACGGCTTCGAGGGTGCGATCGAGGGCTTCGCCTTCGAAAACGATGCCCTGGGCCGGGCCTTCGCCGTGGGTGACTTCAACTGCGACGGCCGGGACGATCTGGCGATCCACGACAACGAGTCGATCACCGACGATCAGGAGGGGGCCGTCCACGTCCTCTACTCGAACGCCGATGGACTCCCGGGAACCGATCAGGTCTGGAAAGACTTCAATGCTGCGGACGGCAGCAACGACCGCGAGCTCCTCGACCTCTTCGGCTGGGCGCTCGCGGCGGGGAACTTCGACGGCAACAGCTTCGGCGGCCACGGCTGCGACGACCTGGCGATCGGC
Above is a window of Thermoanaerobaculia bacterium DNA encoding:
- a CDS encoding FG-GAP repeat protein, which encodes MGTRHGGLCGSACGLLTILLAAASGAPLAAELYGLRSQELQDGFEGAIEGFAFENDALGRAFAVGDFNCDGRDDLAIHDNESITDDQEGAVHVLYSNADGLPGTDQVWKDFNAADGSNDRELLDLFGWALAAGNFDGNSFGGHGCDDLAIGIPGEDVAGAADAGGVLVLYGFPISGLAATSSPGAWRWTLGAGGIGGTPAAGDNLGAALSSGDFDNDGRDDLAIGIPSADEGGTPNVGKVLVMYGTTATGLAPADHRIFSQN